CGGCGGGAGCCTCCTCCCCCCGGACGAGGAGACCCCGCCCGAGCGCGCCGCGTTCGAGCGCGTCGTGGCGAACGCCTTGTACGTCAACCAGTCCGCAAACCCGCCCGCCGGCCACAACTACCCGAGGAGGGGCTGACCATGGACAAGAGCGAGATCCGCCGCCTGGACCGCCTGATCGACACCGCGACCCGCAAGCTGGCCGGCGTCGAGGGGCGTGAGAGCTGGGCCCTGTCCGGCCGTGACCAGGCCACTCTGGGCAGGCACGTCGCCTCCATCGTCTACAACGGGGTACGCGGCCAGCGACCCACCCCCAAGGCTGATCGCGGCATTGAGCTGATCTGGCAGAACGCGAACGCCCAGCTCCGGGCCGAGATTGCCGCCGCGCAGACGGCCAAGGCCGAACTTCTCCACCAGGCCGCGAAGGCCAAGGCGGAGAAGAAGTCCTCGGGGTGGTGGTAGCCGTGGCCCCCAGCCAGAAGGCGCTGACCCCGCCGCCGGGCGAGTGCCGCCAGTGCTGGCTCCACGCGTACGACAGCCGAGCCCAGCACGCGCAGCTCGGGCCGCGCGAGGACTGCCCGGCCTGCGTGGACCACATGACCAACGGCCACCCGGCGCACATGATCGTGCCGGGTTCGAAGAGGTGGTTCTAGTGCGGACGTTGATCGCTCTCCCCGTGTTCTACGCCGTGAGCCGGGCTCCGCAGATCGCGGCCGTCCTGGTGGGCCTGGGCCTGGCGGTCCTGGTCACCCAGAGCGGGATGCCGGTCTCCTCCGGCCTGGTGGTCCTGCTCATCGCGGCCCTGGGGGCCCTGGCCGTCGGCCTGGCCTGCACCCTGCCGCTCCTGATGATGAGCAACGGCCGGCGCCGCGCGGTACGGGACGCCTGCTGGGCCGCGGCCGACGACGTCGCGGACTGGGCCGGCTGGAGCACCGAACCGCCCCGCTCCTGAAAGAACCCGCACATCCGGTGGCGTCGTGAGCCCACGAGCCCATGAGCCCACGACGCCACTCAGCCCCTCTGACCAGCAGATACGGAGGTGAATCCAGGTGAGGTTCCTCGATCCGACCGGGGAAACGTACGGCCTGCCGACCTACCCGCGCCGCCTCGCCCCCGAGGGCCTGGCCACCCGCCGCCAACTCCGCGCCCAGGGCCTGCGCCCGGCCGGCCAGCCGGTCGCCGCCCAGATCCTCTGGCACGGCCGGCGCCCGCCCGGCGCGACCGAGCGCCTGGTCCGCGCCGCCTACCTCTACCGCCTCGACCTCGCCCAACCGGTCCGACCGATGACCCCGGGCCGCGCCCGCGCCGTCGCCGCGATGATGCGCGCCCGCCGGACCTGCCGGGTCTGCATGGTCACCCACCCCTACGTCATCCCGACGTCCCTGGGCTGCTGCCCCGGGTGCGCCGATGCGCCGGCCCTCGCGGCCTGAAGGAGAAGACACCTGTGGACACGAACCCGATCCCCTACATCCCGCAGCAGCGCACCGCGGTCGTCCCGCCCGGAATGACCGTGGGCTACACCGCCGAGGGCCAGCCGGTCTACATCCCGACCGAGGGGCCGGCCCCCATCGTCGTGCAGATGCCGACACAGCCGATCCCGGCCTGGCTCCGCAACGGCATGATCGCCGCCGTCGGTCTCCTGATCCTGTGCACCCCCGCAACCGTGCTCCTGGTGGTCGCCGCGCCGGCCATCGCGGCCATGGGCCAGGCCATCGCCTACGGCGGTATCGGTATCGGCATCGGAGTCATCGGCGTCGCCGCCGCCATCAAGGAACTGCGTGTCACCCCCCGCCCGGCGAAGAAGGGCAAGTGATGGGCCTCCTCTCTCGCTTCATGACGCCACGAGTCCACGACACCACGCCGCCACACGAGACCCAGGAAGGCAGCACCACCATGAAGAACCGCCTCAGCCGGACGCAGAAGATCCTCCTGTCGGTGACCATCGTGCCGATGCTCGCCATCGGCGTCCTCGGCGGTGTCGGCACCTACTCCAACCTCTCCCACCGCTACGGCGGCGAGACCGCCCTCGGCGCGCTCGCGGCCGGTGAGGGCGC
The Streptomyces sp. NBC_01426 DNA segment above includes these coding regions:
- a CDS encoding pRL2-8 yields the protein MAPSQKALTPPPGECRQCWLHAYDSRAQHAQLGPREDCPACVDHMTNGHPAHMIVPGSKRWF
- a CDS encoding RRQRL motif-containing zinc-binding protein → MRFLDPTGETYGLPTYPRRLAPEGLATRRQLRAQGLRPAGQPVAAQILWHGRRPPGATERLVRAAYLYRLDLAQPVRPMTPGRARAVAAMMRARRTCRVCMVTHPYVIPTSLGCCPGCADAPALAA